ACGTCGTATATAATCGGGCGTTCAAGCCATGGAATCAAAAAATGTGTGCCTTCGCCAACCAACTTCTCGCCAACACCACTCAGGCGGTTGTAAACCAACGCACGGTGACCCGCTTCAACTAAATCCAATGTATTTACACAGTTAGCGCATCTTACCATTATACAGGCTGGAATATGCAGCAGCAGCGCCACCGGCAGCAAGCATCAACGCAGAACCTGCGCCCGCAATACTGCGAATAATCTTTGGTATTTCCGAAGACATGAGGACTTATatctaaaatataaatTTAAGATGATATGTATAGCAAAAAGGTGCAGAAGGATCGAATTCAACCTTGTCTACTATCCTAACACAATACTCGGCACCCACATGGAAGGCAACACACAGTACCAATCATATACATGATATAGCCTTCTGTCTACTTATATGGTactaaatatatatatatatatataatattatgtGGAATAAATAACTTGATAGCGAGGCAATGTAGAAAAGATGTGTGATCTATTTATTATGGAGTGGATAACTACAAACTGAGCAATGGAGTTGCATTAGACATGCTGCAATACTAAACAATTATACGTAAAATGCTTAATAACAATGTAACGACCAATGACAGAACCCTTGGTCTGCCATTTTAGAgtgtagtatatattaattCCACAGTGGACAGCGATGTTGTAGGAATTGGTTAAACACATTTTGTGTTCTCTTCACTTCCAGCATTGGATCTGGTTGAACCTATGTTTTCTAGGTTAGTTAAATTCACGGTTTCACCCTCGCgcaatataataaaattCTTGCGTAAAGAAGGATTAACCACTTCGATATGGGCTTCCAGACGATTTAGCAGCTCACCGTAAGCTTCCCTACCTAAAGGGAAAGTGTCATACCCAACTGGTATGGTATACTTAGCTCCCAAGTCTATGTGAGCTTTTACCAACTCTTCAGGAGTCAACTCAGGACTGTGATGATATATAGGTCCCATCGGTAGAATGGCAATGTCGATAACGTGTCCGTTCTCTTTTAAAAAATCGTGAATCTCACGAAAATGGCCACTGTAAGCTGTTCGACCGCCATAATAAAATGTTCTTGTGTTAGAACGTACAAAAAATGAACCCCAAAGAAGTAAGTCACGCCTGTGCCAGAAGCGACCACTATTTGAAAACGATGGTAAAAATGTCACCTCCACACTACCGAAGCTGACAGTTTCGTACCAACGAAGTGGATATGTATAACGATTAAAAAACATAATAACAAAACGTGATATGTTCATGCCACCAATGACTAATGCCGATCCTAGGTCGCCCAAACGGCGCATGCTAAAGGCATCGACACAACCAACTGAATTATTAgataataatacaaaatCCGTCATGGGACACTGCCAGTACTTGATGAGTCTGTTGGTCACTCGACGTAATCCAAAAATCGGGATGAAAAGACGACGTGAAAATACGGGATCCGTCAAAAAAGAAGCGCCTCCAGTTTGAAAATAAACGGTTCTATGGCCCAAATAGGTTATACTAGATTCATCCTCAGGCACCGTAGACATGTTAATTGGCGCTGGGTCTACAGAAGATGGCCATTTTCCAAGAGGCTCACCCAGCAACGATCCTAGACAGGGAAACTTTCGACATAATAACACAGCAGCCTTCTCTCTCAATCTCCCAGGATAGCGAGCAAGTAAATACCGCGATACATCACCACGGGCGTGCCATGGATCTAAAAACCAGGGCAATAGTCGCATGACCTCAAAGGACTAGCATATAGTTCATGTAACTGACTATATAATTACATTGCATACAAAGATGTTAAATAGAGGAACAGGCAATATAACATAAGCAATTAAGAGCCAACTTAACCATATGGTGGAATCCAACACACAATAATAGAATCCTAGTCCCCATCCATCAGAGaaaatacacatttaaagTCTAATTGAAATAATGAATAAAATGGTAAGTTCTGATTAGAAATACCTATATACCACACAGTCAATCGCCAAGAAGTTTGTACCGCTATTTGACCGTGTATTGGTCACAAAAATAAAACCAGACAACAAGACAAAATCGGGGCTGCTGTTGCCGGAATCCTCTAGTTTGTCTTCTAGATTAGCGACGGTAAATACTTTAAAGTGTCCTCAAGATTTATATAGGTGCTTGCTGTTGGAGCTGGAAGAATTACACCAAAGGGTGATCTAGTGCCACCTACACTGAAACAAGGTGACACAGTAGTTATCCCAGAATATGGAGGTATGGAATTAAAGCTGGATGGAGAAAGGTATTCGGTTTTCCGTGAAGAAGATATTATTGGTGTAATAAATAATGATTAGAATTATAAGTCTAGGAATCATACACTTAGCTTTAGTTGTTCACAGACATCGGAACACGGCGGTCTCATCTAATGAGAGTAGCATctaatattttatatgttgaagatatatatatatatatatttgagAGTTTGTTTAATGctgaatataaacaagaacaattctatatcatttatGTCGAAATGGCTACATCCTGTACAACGATCTTAAGGTTAATCTAGTCTGTTTTCTCTATTTTTGAATGAAACAGTCAATGAAGACATTAAACATTTAAACCATGTTATCGTTTAGTTAGTGGCATATTGCGAGGAATCCATCATGCATTGGACTATTCCTATGTGTCCAAAACGTAATAACTCTTGGGACCATCTTCAGGACCACTGTATAAACCGCAATTAATGATTCtaaaataacataaatTGTCTGATAAATAACCTACCGTATGTCGCGAACGGGCTTGCCGTCCTTTATTATCTCTTTACCCAAAGAACGAATAAGTTTCATACCTTTTACAACCGTGCCCACTACTACTGGATGACGACCTAGTAGCGGATTTCCCGTGAGCGTTATTAAAAAACGAGATGTCAACCCAGATTGGTCCCTAGATGTTAACATTGCAATGTCCCCTTCTTGTACAAAAGGTGCTTCAAACGATTCTTCAGGCATAGTACGACCGTAAATAGTACATGATTTTAAAGGATCATCACCATGGAACAAGTCACCAAGTACAATGCCATTACCGGGGTAGATTTGGCTTATTCTCGAATTGCGATAACCAATCGTTTGTTCACCAAGCTGGTAGCCTTTGCATAATTGTACAATGTTTTCACAAGTTAAAGGCTGATGGCGACCATATAGACCTACGAGAACGCGACCTAAATAACGACGGTCTGCAGCAAAATCGAAGTATACATAGTCAGTGATTACTCCATCTTCTGTTGGTGTGGCATCCTTGTGGCCATAATCTTTTGGAGATCCCGAATAATAAGCAGCGCCGCATAAGGCGCCCTTTTAATGTAATGAGCACCGATGTAAAGGACTTACCAACATCAACTTCTTTCTCCAGCTCAAAGTATTGATTTTGCGTGCTAAAAAGTGTAATACGTCCAACGGTAATAACAATGTACTACGCATTGCCAAAAGGTGACTTATAAAAACCAGTATAGACTATGATGGCGCCGTGCCATGGAATCTGGTAACTCATACGTAATAGCGGCAAGTCTGCAAAGTAATTTTTGTATAATACACCGTTCAATTTTTAAGGTTAAAATGACTCCTGGAAGATTAATTTTAAGCCCATAAATTCACGGGTATGATGTAGACATACAAGACagcaaatgtgtaactatATTAATAAgcaaatataataacaaaaGGTAGTAATGAAAAATTGCCGAACAGTTATAATATTTAATGTAAGCATTTTAGCCATGTGTCATACCCCTGTCATTTCGAGGGCTAAACCGTATTGAGTGAAATTGAAGGCACATGAATGTTAAGAAAAGGTCTTGAAAAGGTAATCACCTGTAGAAGAAGATGTCTGAGACATACCAGCACCGCCCTTCTGCCAGTTTACTGGGCATACCTGCCCAGATTCGTCGTTAAATTTAATAGCGTCAAACACACGAAGGGTCTCGTCAACGGATCGACCAATACCCAAGTCAAAAACAGCCGTATGACGCACCTTACCGGTCTTGTCAATAAGTACAGAAGCACGTTGTGCAAAACCGTCGCTACGAAGAAGGCCAAAACTCTTGCTTATTGAACGTGATATATCAGACACTAATGGAATCTTTAGTCCCTGCACACCACCCTTCTTCAAATCCATCTGAAGCCAAGCAAGATGAGAAAATACTGAGTCTATAGATATGCCAACTACCTTGATACCACGCTGCTCAAATTCAGGAAGTCTAGCGGAAAATCCCAAAAGCTCAGAAGGGCAAACAAAAGTGAAGTCCAACGGATAGAATACAAGCAACGCATACGAATCACGAAAATATGCAGAAGCGTCAAATTCGGTTATGTTTCCGTTGATCACAGCAGATGTTTTGAAATCAGGGAACTCGCGTCCAACAAGATCTCCTATATTAGTATGGCAGCTACCGGCCTGTGTACCGAATGCCCGTACAACGAACTGGTTGTACACAGGCCTAAAGCAACGCACACTGTCGTTATTGAGCCATCCGGTAGTTTTGTTAGATAGCATTCGCATGGCCCTGTAGGCTGAAGCAGTAGGTAGACGCAACACACCGTTCATCATGATGACTGATTTAACATATGCAatcaaaatatatatcccaCAAAACTTGTGTATAAAGTTGTTAGTAATAAGTGTGTGAGGCTCTAAGCGGCAATAACGGACCATATGAGGAGGATTCCATCCCCAGAGCGGAATATAAACCACATTACATATGTACATTAGTATACTCAATTTGTGGAATTCTGTTGAAATATTATCTCTTTTATGGACTGCAATTACTctaaatgtgtattgaCGATATATCATGTAAATTGACCTCGTTATCAGTTCAATTTTTTAGGAACAAACAAAAAATTGCCAATGGTGTATATAGCAACGATTACACAATTTAATCAATGGTTATATCTGTTGTAAGTGTTGCTCAACATCTTGCAGAATAGGATTCACTTTTTTAAATAAGGATTTTCGGGTGGAAGTTAACCTTTCCGGTGTCGTTGAAATATCCAAGCAACTTGAATTGTCATGTCTTCGTAACTGTATGTTAACACAGGTTCATATTTTATCATACAACAATAGATTAAATGTAATGGATACGTAAAAATAGTGGTATTTATGACTGAAGTTTAATCAGGCTACATAAACGAACTCAATTTGATGAAATATGAACGCCTTTCCTTGACCATCATTATTCACTTTTGATTTTCTTTGAATTAAATCCAAATTAGATAACACGGCTCCAAAATATAACGGGGAACAATAATGTCCATTGTATACACTATATAACTTAATGCCTGCCCTCATGTCATAAGTTTGATGAAAGGAATTAGCGACTGAACGGAAAGGAATACGGATATATTTTAGAAGGATGGCAGTTTAAAATATAGTTAAGAAGATATACCCATTGCTACTCTTACTCCCATCGGCCGAATTTACAAGTGGCAAAAGGATCGACAGAATTTTTACAGACCTATTAGTCTTGGTCAGCATTTAGGACAGTACAACTTGCCGTCATATTGGCGCATTACGTGGGTGGAGTCATGCGGGACTTCAACGTTATTTTCAGCACCACCTAGAAAATACACCGGCAATGCCACTGCTATTGCATTAATTTCACCACCCCTACACTACCtcccaccaaaaaactccagtatcccccttcccttcttcttacccaccatcaagatctcccatggactcagactgcccttcctgaaccatcctctacaatgcgacctcatatgtgtccagtccagtggccatatggctccaaaggcaaggtagagtaccgctactagccaggccaaggtcagtacaaagatccaggggagcctggtggtgtagatgagttgGTTTATTTCACGGTGGAGTCCTGTATTAGAGTCTTTCTTGAGGTGTTCACCCTTGAGGACACTCTCTAGTGTTCCCAGGAAGTTGTGACACTTCTTATGTGTAcctacatcaccatttaatacccctagggcactgttgcgccaatggcgcccttatagatCTTTcagcaacattgctactaaacttttgtgaaacttttaccaaaactacAGCTACACTCtctctacactatccatactactatactacaacttaCCTCCAGTAGTGTGCAGCTTACTGACattaccatacccaaagccatacttgtacaacaccggcagtaccccggtacatgataccACAGATGGGCATTTACATACTCCGTCACCACCATCGCACGTTTTACCATGCTCTCCTTTAACGCATTTACCATTGCCACATCCACCAGCTCCAGATGCCGCACCTACTACAGcattaatccatatgatactgttgcgcgccacctgttacactgtcgcgccgaaggcgcccctatTCCTATACGGCGCGCCCATACCACCACTAGAACTTACCACCCGTACGGCACTCTGAATCCTTACAGTCAATCTCCTTAAACGCCTTTTCCAGGCTTTGTAATCCTCCCTGGAACTcccctatcaaatagaccaaccatgacaggtaggtcccggccatcgctggactcaactggccatactgctggccac
This is a stretch of genomic DNA from Babesia bovis T2Bo chromosome 1, whole genome shotgun sequence. It encodes these proteins:
- a CDS encoding Beta-lactamase domain family protein, which translates into the protein MRLLPWFLDPWHARGDVSRYLLARYPGRLREKAAVLLCRKFPCLGSLLGEPLGKWPSSVDPAPINMSTVPEDESSITYLGHRTVYFQTGGASFLTDPVFSRRLFIPIFGLRRVTNRLIKYWQCPMTDFVLLSNNSVGCVDAFSMRRLGDLGSALVIGGMNISRFVIMFFNRYTYPLRWYETVSFGSVEVTFLPSFSNSGRFWHRRDLLLWGSFFVRSNTRTFYYGGRTAYSGHFREIHDFLKENGHVIDIAILPMGPIYHHSPELTPEELVKAHIDLGAKYTIPVGYDTFPLGREAYGELLNRLEAHIEVVNPSLRKNFIILREGETVNLTNLENIGSTRSNAGSEENTKCV
- a CDS encoding putative chaperonin GroES 10 kDa protein, which encodes MNKMSIAKKFVPLFDRVLVTKIKPDNKTKSGLLLPESSSLSSRLATVLAVGAGRITPKGDLVPPTLKQGDTVVIPEYGGMELKLDGERYSVFREEDIIGVINND
- a CDS encoding peptidyl-prolyl cis-trans isomerase cyclophilin-type; protein product: MRSTLLLPLDVLHFLARKINTLSWRKKLMLGALCGAAYYSGSPKDYGHKDATPTEDGVITDYVYFDFAADRRYLGRVLVGLYGRHQPLTCENIVQLCKGYQLGEQTIGYRNSRISQIYPGNGIVLGDLFHGDDPLKSCTIYGRTMPEESFEAPFVQEGDIAMLTSRDQSGLTSRFLITLTGNPLLGRHPVVVGTVVKGMKLIRSLGKEIIKDGKPVRDIRIINCGLYSGPEDGPKSYYVLDT
- a CDS encoding peroxiredoxin alkyl hydroperoxide reductase (AhpC/TSA) family protein, which translates into the protein MMNGVLRLPTASAYRAMRMLSNKTTGWLNNDSVRCFRPVYNQFVVRAFGTQAGSCHTNIGDLVGREFPDFKTSAVINGNITEFDASAYFRDSYALLVFYPLDFTFVCPSELLGFSARLPEFEQRGIKVVGISIDSVFSHLAWLQMDLKKGGVQGLKIPLVSDISRSISKSFGLLRSDGFAQRASVLIDKTGKVRHTAVFDLGIGRSVDETLRVFDAIKFNDESGQVCPVNWQKGGAGMSQTSSSTGDYLFKTFS